In Cyclopterus lumpus isolate fCycLum1 chromosome 17, fCycLum1.pri, whole genome shotgun sequence, a genomic segment contains:
- the napgb gene encoding N-ethylmaleimide-sensitive factor attachment protein, gamma b, producing the protein MAAQKINEAHEHIAKAEKCLKTGLTKWKPDFDSAASEYAKAAVCFKNAKQFDQAKDAYLKEAEYHTENKTLFHAAKAIEQAGMMLKEQKKMPEAIQYIEKACMMYMENGTPDTAAMALDRAGKLIEPLNLEKAVDLYQKAAGVFENEDRLRQAVELLGKASRLLVRLRRLDEATVALQKEKNMYKEIENFPMCFKKTTAQVLVHLHRGDYVAADKCVRESYSLPGYSGSEDSIAMETLLQGYDEQDEDQVHRVCSSPLLKYMDNDYAKLAISLRVPGGGAKKKKAAVAPQGGAGGAPAAAEDEDDYEGGLC; encoded by the exons ATGGCTGCTCAGAAGATAAACGAAGCTCATGAGCACATAGCGAAAGCTGAAAAATG CTTAAAGACAGGTCTGACTAAGTGGAAGCCGGATTTTGACAGTGCTGCGTCAGAATACGCCAAAGCAG ctGTGTGCTTCAAGAATGCGAAGCAGTTTGACCAAGCAAAAGATGCTTACCTGAAGGAGGCTGAATATCACACGGAAAACAAGAC GCTGTTCCATGCTGCAAA GGCTATTGAACAGGCTGGTATGATGCTGAAG GAACAAAAGAAGATGCCAGAGGCTATCCAGTACATAGAGAAAGCCTGTATGATGTACATGGAGAATGGGACTCCTGACACGGCTGCCATGGCTCTGGATCGGGCTGGAAA ACTGATAGAGCCGTTAAACCTGGAGAAAGCTGTGGACCTGTATCAGAAGGCAGCTGGCGTGTTTGAG AATGAGGACCGCCTGCGCCAGGCAGTTGAACTGCTGGGGAAAGCCTCTAGACTCCTGGTCAGGTTAAGAAg GTTGGATGAAGCAACAGTCGCTCTGCAGAAAGAGAAGAACATGTACAAAGAGATTGAGAACTTCCCCATGTGCTTCAAG AAAACAACTGCTCAAGTACTGGTTCATCTTCATAGAGGGGACTATGTAGCAGCTGATAAATGTGTCAGAGAAAGTTAcag CCTGCCTGGGTACAGTGGAAGCGAAGATTCCATTGCCATGGAAACGCTACTGCAGGGCTACGACGAGCAAGACGAGGACCAGGTCCACCGTGTGTGCAGCTCACCTTTACTGAAGTACATGGACAATGAC TATGCTAAGCTAGCCATTTCCTTGAGGgtacctggaggaggagcaaagaagaagaaggctgcTGTTGCTCCACAAGGCGGTGCTGGTGGTGCGCCAGCTGCcgctgaggatgaggatgattaTGAGGGAGGGCTGTGTTAG
- the rab12 gene encoding ras-related protein Rab-12: protein MDSRYDIPRRAAGGGGGSANSSPALGAQSRRRKMPPRPADFKLQIIIIGSRGVGKTSIMERFTDDTFCEACKSTVGVDFKIKTVELRGKKIRLQIWDTAGQERFNSITSAYYRGAKGIVLVYDITKQETFDDLPKWMKMIDKYASEEAELLLVGNKLDCETDRIISRQQGERFCSRISGMRFCEASAKDNFNVDEIFLKLVDDILSKMPLEVPNNELCNSVLSLQPEPEVPPELPPPRMRCC from the exons ATGGATTCGAGGTATGACATACCGCGGAGGGCCGCCGGTGGCGGCGGGGGCTCCGCGAATTCGTCGCCCGCTCTGGGGGCTCAGTCGCGCCGCAGGAAGATGCCTCCCAGACCCGCTGATTTCAAACTCCAAATTATCATTATTGGCTCCCGTGGTGTCGGTAAAACCAGCATCATGGAGAGATTTACCGATGACACTTTCTGTGAAGCGTGCAAGTCGACTGTAG GAGTTGACTTCAAAATCAAGACAGTGGAGCTGAGAGGGAAGAAGATCAGACTACAGATATG GGACACTGCTGGCCAGGAGAGGTTCAACAGCATCACATCAGCCTACTACAGAGGCGCCAAGGGAATAGTGCTAGTGTATGACATCACAAAGCAAGAGACCTTTGACGACCTGCCCAAATGGATGAAAATGATTGACAAG TACGCCTCCGAGGAAGCTGAGCTTCTCCTGGTCGGGAACAAGCTGGACTGTGAGACTGATCGTATCATCTCCAGACAGCAGGGAGAGCGG TTTTGCTCTCGAATAAGTGGAATGCGCTTCTGCGAAGCTAGTGCCAAGGATAATTTCAATGTCGACGAGATTTTCCTGAAGCTTGTGGATGACATCCTTAGCAAG ATGCCTCTGGAAGTTCCCAACAATGAGCTTTGCAACAGCGTCCTGTCTCTGCAGCCTGAACCGGAAGTGCCTCCGGAGTTGCCACCTCCACGCATGCGCTGTTGCTGA